A single genomic interval of Pyrus communis chromosome 5, drPyrComm1.1, whole genome shotgun sequence harbors:
- the LOC137735433 gene encoding APO protein 3, mitochondrial: MQRRIIWKTCHFARICCLVDQKACFTSKRTLTVGGETDDPLYADVPRPPKKMSERKPYPIPMKVLIRRAKEEKEARKAEPCRMLEEPPDNGLLVPELVEVAHQVYQARKSLLFGLSKLVQVVPVQRCRFCSELHIGHVGHEIRTCTGPNSGFRSATHVWRKGGVQHVVSFPKCFHLYDRVGKPRVGHDERFEIPRIPAILELCIQAGLEIDKYPTKRRTRPVYSIEGRIVDFESVNKMDDVNRNSYSGIVDLVVHSDIKTDVEELRNSDSQSDTNLVDKTLPSDKVGKSLSELSIITMDSWFEMISGAKKIMEKYSVKTCGYCLEVQVGPKGHKVRMCKASKHQSRNGLHAWQEATIDDLVGLNYVWHVRDIDGPALDNNLKRYYGKAPAVVELCVQAGAPVPNEYRSMMRLDVASPERDEVDLVA; this comes from the exons ATGCAGAGAAGAATAATATGGAAGACTTGTCATTTTGCAAGAATTTGTTGCCTTGTTGATCAAAAGGCGTGTTTTACATCCAAGAGAACCCTTACTGTAGGAGGAGAAACAGATGATCCTTTGTATGCTGATGTACCAAGACCTCCTAAAAAAATGTCAGAAAGGAAGCCTTACCCTATACCCATGAAGGTTTTGATTCGAAGGGCCAAGGAGGAGAAAGAAGCCCGGAAGGCTGAGCCTTGCAGGATGCTTGAAGAACCACCTGATAATGGATTGTTGGTCCCTGAATTGGTTGAGGTAGCTCATCAAGTTTACCAAGCTCGAAAGTCCCTCCTGTTTGGCCTGTCAAAACTTGTCCAAGTTGTTCCTGTCCAACGGTGCAG GTTTTGCTCTGAACTTCACATTGGACATGTCGGTCATGAAATACGAACTTGTACGGGCCCAAACAGTGGTTTTAGGAGTGCGACACATGTTTGGAGGAAGGGAGGAGTTCAACATGTGGTTTCCTTTCCTAAATGCTTCCATCTTTATGACCGTGTTGGAAAACCAAGAGTTGGGCATGATGAGAGGTTTGAAATCCCACGAATCCCGGCCATTTTGGAGCTCTGTATACAGGCTGGTTTAGAGATTGACAAGTACCCAACAAAGAGAAGAACGAGACCTGTATATAGTATCGAAGGAAGAATTGTAGATTTTGAGTCAGTTAACAAAATGGATGATGTGAATAGGAACTCATATTCTGGGATTGTTGATCTCGTAGTACATTCTGATATTAAAACTGATGTTGAGGAGTTGAGGAATTCAGATTCGCAGAGTGATACTAACCTTGTGGATAAAACATTACCGAGTGATAAAGTGGGGAAGTCTTTGAGCGAGTTAAGTATTATTACAATGGACTCATGGTTTGAGATGATATCTGGAGCAAAGAAGATCATGGAGAAATACAGTGTGAAGACTTGTGGATATTGTTTAGAGGTTCAGGTAGGTCCCAAGGGGCACAAAGTGAGGATGTGCAaggcttcaaagcatcaatctcgTAATGGTTTGCATGCTTGGCAAGAAGCAACAATAGACGATCTTGTGGGTCTGAATTATGTTTGGCATGTCCGCGACATAGATGGTCCTGCTCTGGATAACAACCTGAAGAGGTATTACGGGAAGGCTCCAGCTGTGGTGGAGCTATGCGTGCAGGCAGGCGCACCTGTGCCAAATGAATATAGGAGTATGATGAGATTAGATGTAGCTTCTCCAGAGCGCGACGAGGTTGATCTGGTTGCTTGA
- the LOC137734187 gene encoding uncharacterized protein has product MEHEDVIEVSTEVTKYLINNDNDVSLHIAKLIPSVSNSGQFEHRAGTIASDILLGEVARLEGCPSELEDRPEDWEWLCNHFTDPKFVKKSVAGKIARDSKTLLHHSGSKPFSYRLETRCQEGSKFPEIDVFKDVYVRPGNEIVEQLHATMVEKGDAVLQEATSQLLPETPMEDVTLPEDVGFQIMIEVLDQKYGRRHDKVVRGMGKARVRETGASSSKSTTGEVNTLKEEVTTLKGQLVAQDEQIKAQGEQMRAQSEHIKAENEQMRAENEQMRAQMSMIVQALAVSGLQIQLPAPDLTPPSTYQPPHLPDTQ; this is encoded by the exons ATGGAACatgaagatgtaattgaagtTTCTACAGAAGTTACTAAATACTTGATTAACAATGACAATGATGTATCCCTTCACATTGCAAAGCTCATCCCCTCCGTTAGCAATTCTGGACAATTTGAG CATCGCGCGGGCACCATTGCTAGTGATATACTATTAGGGGAGGTTGCTCGCCTAGAGGGTTGCCCATCCGAGTTGGAGGACCGGCCAGAGGATTGGGAATGGCTCTGCAACCATTTTACAGACCCaaaatttgtg AAGAAATCTGTTGCTGGAAAGATAGCTCGGGACTCTAAGACACTTCTCCACCATTCCGGTTCGAAGCCCTTTTCGTATAGGCTTGAGACACGATGTcag gagggTTCTAAGTTCCCTGAGATCGACGTGTTCAAGGACGTTTACGTTCGACCTGGCAATGAGATCGTTGAGCAGCTTCAT GCTACTATGGTGGAAAAGGGCGATGCTGTTCTCCAAGAAGCAACATCGCAACTTCTCCCGGAAACCCCGATGGAGGACGTCACTTTACCCGAGGATGTAGGTTTTCAGATCATGATTGAGGTCCTGGATCAAAAGTACGGTCGTCGTCATGACAAGGTTGTTCGGGGTATGGGGAAGGCGCGGGTTCGTGAGACGGGTGCCTCTTCTTCCAAATCGACCACAGGAGAGGTCAACACCCTGAAGGAGGAAGTGACAACCCTAAAAGGTCAGCTTGTAGCCCAGGACGAGCAGATAAAGGCCCAGGGCGAGCAGATGAGGGCCCAGAGCGAGCATATAAAGGCTGAGAACGAGCAGATGAGAGCTGAGAACGAGCAGATGAGGGCCCAGATGAGTATGATTGTACAGGCCTTAGCGGTGTCCGGTCTCCAAATCCAGCTGCCAGCACCTGATCTTACTCCACCTTCGACCTACCAGCCACCTCACCTACCCGATACCCAGTAG